The Zingiber officinale cultivar Zhangliang chromosome 2A, Zo_v1.1, whole genome shotgun sequence genomic sequence TCATGAACTCTCATTTCCACAGCCTCGAAATCATTCCCGTTGCGCGTCTCCACTTCCCCTGCAAATCCAACTTCTCCATCAAAATTCAGGAAAAAAAAACATTGAAATTGCTGGGGAAAAACCAGTTACATTCTCTTTAGCGGCCGCCGTCGCCAGCGAAGGCGCCGCCGCCGCCTCACCTCGCTGCCTTCTGATCCTGCCCCAAAGTCGATGAATCCACGACGGAGGATTCCTCTTCATCGGTATCTAAAAATGGTAACTTCATTAGCAGAAGCGATCACGCAACGAGTCAATGGATGGCGATCGATCGTACCCGACGATCGGCGTGCAAGAGCCCGGCTTTCCACTTGGCCCAGGTGGGAGCCGCGGAGGAGCCCTGCTCGGCGTGGATCCGCCGGAGCTGGCGGGTGTAGTCGAGCAGCAGCTGCCTGCGGTCGTAGCCGAGTAGGTGGTCGCCGACGGCCGGGCGACGAAGGAGAAGCGCGGCGTCGCTGGTTCTCGGCATCGCCGCGGGCTTTTCCTCGAACACCTGGACGATGATGACTCCTGTGGCGGCGGCGGCGCCGCCTTGGGGTTTCCTCTTCGCTTTGCGGTTATCCATTTGACCTAACGGAACGGAAGGGGGTTTGGGAGTCGAGGTCGGAGACGAGGTTTAAAAACGGCCGTCGGTGGAATTGGCCTTCGAAGGACAGTCTTTTATCTGTAGCTTCGTCGAGGTTGAGAGGGGCCGCCGCTTTGGAGTTCATGAAGAACTTTTTGGACCGAACTGTTGCCGGCAAAAATTTGGCCTAAAGAATTCAATTAATGCTCTGTTTACTCCTGGTCTGGATCGAAGAAGGAAAGGAATTGAAgcggaaaaaaaaacacaaaaaaggCAAAAGAAACCAAAATTGGCCCTTATTTTATGAATTATCAAAATCACGTGTCACTTTAATTTTGCTTCTGTCTAAATCCTAAATTAGTATGTTTTAACATCTATAAACTCATAACTATTGTACAGTTATAATAAATgtcaatattaaatattttacttgATGGGAATATGAAATACATAATATTAAAGATAATCTGATGCACGAAACTCTCGTTATATGAAATTTCATGAAAAAATTTATTGTATATAGTCTCATCCTAATTTTTACAAaagactatttttaaaattcgaaTCTGTGACTTTTTGGTCATATGATAACAATTTTATCGTTACACCAAAACTCTTCTTCATAAGACACacaatatattaatttaaaatttgttcaaatatctttaattaattGTATGATGGAACCTATAACAATCTAattgtaaatttaaaaaatattatttaatttttttagagggtttgaataattttatttttttttatgttgtagtaactataaaattataattattataactgtataataattatgatttcgTAGCTGTTATAAGTAACTCGAATTGTTCAAGACGGGTTGATAATTGAATGATTGTAAAGGGTGAAATGctctttttagaaaaaaaaaaattaaaatgggaCATCAAACATATTCTTTTGAAAAGAAACAACCGCGCATGAAGCCGCTTAAGGTCGCGTGCAAGGTCGGCTGTAGCAGCGAGCAAGACAACCACGCGTGGGGTCGCCGATGACGATGAGCTGCCTCTTGCAGTCGCGAACGCTGTTGAGAGAGATTCGATAGGCACAAGATGAGGGAGGAAGGAAATTTAATCCCATCCGATTTAGGTAGAAAAAGATATCTAAAGAATATTTGCtgatgaattttaaaattcatcaGTCTATGCCTGTATAATAAACGGTAAAAAAAAACAGATGAGTGactattttctttataaaataaattttgatatttttttatttgattattttttaaaattgttatttCCGTCCTTTCAAACAAATAAAGAAAGGGTTGAATGCTATTAAGGCAACAAATATTTGAAAGACAGAAAATAAAACTAGCAAGATTTCATTGCTTTAAAATTATGTCATAACTCACCAGGAATTAGTCAAATTTAGATGGAAGGAAAGAACAGTCGATACCACCGCaaataaaaattctatttttatcatgTGGTCCCTGGGATCACGGTGTCGCAGTAGGATATTCagattattatttaaatatatatgatttaaactctaattataatatatttataataatttttcttctaaatgaGGTGCGTAACCAAATGATGTTGAACTTTTGGGCTGGTAGTCGTGTGCGCTTTCCTATTTATCCTGATGACTGATAGAAAACTTACATGGGATCGAATTGATCACcccaaaaataatcaataaagttaattgaaattatcatttttttttttttatcctgcgacaaggaaaaaaattataatatggtaaaaaaaatgattagttcactTTCAACACCTCCGTCAACATGTGCTTAGATTGGACGGAGAataaaaaacatagaaaaaataATATGACAGAATTATTTGGGGATCGAACTCTAGTCACCTGTTAAAACTGCCTTATCATGTCACACCGGGATTAAATATGAATCATGCTCATGCTCGTGCTCGTGCTCGTGCTCGTGCTAAGGccagttattattatttttaataattagatgtttaatttgttttaaaaaatataaagattaatcaaatctaaaagattttaaaataaatattagacaataaaaaaacatatttattaataacagttaatatttttataaaataaaaaataaataaattttaaataggtTAGTAAAATATGTGGTTGGAGACTCGGTGCCTGACTCAAATGAGGCGGCTACGGGTTTAGTATTGACCCACCGAGTTAAAACGGACTCGGGGAACCGGCGAGTCAGAATCGCGTCGTACCTTCTAGGGTTCCACTTGGGATCGCCTAACCGCATCCCCCTCCGCTCTCACGCTCTGGCCTTCGCTGCCCCGCTCCGTGTTCTCTAGCGAGGCAATGGAGGGAGATCTGGATgaggcgaacgagaaggaaggcGTCGAGGCGGAGATATCCCGCGCGATGAGAGCGCGCGTGAGCGACTTCAAGGAGCGAGCCGAGTGAGATGACGCAATCCCTTtctctttttcatttattttcccCATGCCTGCTCTCGCGCTGCCTTGCGCTACGGAAACATCGCCGAAATGTCTGTTTTTGTTTAGCTGTGATTCACATATGAAAAACAAGTTATCTCTAAATTTCCAGTAATTCGTTGCGACTGCTACTATACTTGATCGTTAGAATGAGCAATACCTTTTCAGTTGCAATGGAGGTTTGTAAGAAGTAAATTATAATTTTCTTATGATTTACTGCAATTAATTCACTACTCGGCATGGCTTCTATTTACTTGCTCTGAAGTGCAAGAGATCTTAAGAATAGATGAGATTTTGGAATCTCCTTAAAATTTATGGTTGGTCTATTTTTCATAGAGAATCTGTTTACTAACGAAATAGCAAACCATAGATGAGAATGATGATTAGTACGCTAGCTGCAGAAATAAAACGCATCAGTTGATATATGGTTACATATCAAAGGAATTTGAGCCACAAGGTGAGCATGTGCATGCGTTCTCAAAACTAAGTTGAAGAAGAAATGCAACTATGAGTAGGCCAGTGTGCTTTGTTATCTTCAAAGTCACTATACACTATACTTGAAAATGGTCTAGAACTTGGAAAGAAATCCGTGCGACTGTATCACGCATGGAAGTAACTGTTCCAATTTCTTTTTTTTCTATGATATTGACTTTGTTTTGATCC encodes the following:
- the LOC122039737 gene encoding uncharacterized protein LOC122039737, which gives rise to MDNRKAKRKPQGGAAAATGVIIVQVFEEKPAAMPRTSDAALLLRRPAVGDHLLGYDRRQLLLDYTRQLRRIHAEQGSSAAPTWAKWKAGLLHADRRIPMKRNPPSWIHRLWGRIRRQRGEAAAAPSLATAAAKENGKWRRATGMISRLWK